A window of uncultured Draconibacterium sp. contains these coding sequences:
- a CDS encoding sensor histidine kinase yields the protein MHRTISPIKQHSFTPGAMSIIQMGEELIGHPSTAINELVKNGYDADADYCKVYLYHSENVNNSFAFVFDDGSGMNDKTLFGDWLKPSVSSKRTEYRKSKKYERTYLGSKGIGRLAAMALGKVITVVTKQKTETSYNWITIDRELFREDNLLSEIKFPGASVENVINLFTKDEYSKARSVAINDTLAETLVTAKCEAFTSGTLIIIEKLDDSVLKILKDDHQQIETPEDGETIYATTTFFKSLSTLITPLELNDNILRELKSRKILSKDLSFKKSKNPFSIKYGTNLLPGQDELEWLDVYSVPIHSIYDYRAFGKVTFNGEVFGKLSYNRIKGDVFEEKFEIAELKIEKELEQGRLFNPVDTKNNKKTFEPGEFYFDIRVYDMGESDNVEKLAHEAKYKSITSFRKDFKEFQGLRVSKNGFGVKPYGEEVEDWIGLSKARVQNPGQNVNTNQILGYIYFISPENDELEEKTNREGFLENKAFIQVKEVLGSIFSVLGKRRYNYRLTHGLGRPVTSKHKRPDFEEYLDSLKALNASQKVISSTEKFMKDVSTSMDNMEESLTFSERLAALGSGIELLYHELAQPLSGLRTAKSSFELKKKKVDPSVLDNFVADINTLHHSTEIIYELRQSLQPAIGRTRKKKFKVLNTFLKVCNLYKSDTEEHNIKIIADDRLENYEITDIEYAFWISFLNIINNAVYWIKQSGNPGEIRIHLEKEAIVVSNSGPLINNKYIDFIFDYGVTTRQEKNATGLGLSFTRSILTKNNWDISAENRSYGPAFILIRTKDE from the coding sequence ATGCATAGAACCATATCTCCAATAAAACAACACTCTTTCACCCCCGGCGCGATGTCAATTATCCAAATGGGAGAAGAGTTAATTGGACATCCAAGCACTGCAATCAATGAATTGGTAAAAAATGGATATGATGCAGACGCAGATTATTGCAAAGTATACCTCTATCATTCTGAAAATGTAAATAATTCATTTGCATTTGTATTTGATGATGGTTCCGGGATGAATGATAAAACACTGTTTGGCGATTGGTTAAAACCGTCCGTCAGTTCAAAAAGAACAGAATACAGAAAAAGCAAAAAATATGAAAGGACTTATTTAGGGAGCAAAGGCATTGGGCGGCTAGCGGCTATGGCTCTTGGTAAAGTTATTACTGTAGTTACGAAACAAAAAACTGAAACTTCATACAACTGGATAACAATAGATAGAGAGCTTTTCAGAGAGGACAATCTATTATCTGAAATTAAGTTTCCTGGGGCCAGTGTGGAAAATGTAATTAACCTCTTCACCAAAGATGAATATTCAAAGGCAAGAAGCGTAGCAATCAACGATACGCTCGCCGAAACTTTGGTGACTGCAAAATGTGAGGCATTTACAAGCGGAACTCTAATTATTATAGAGAAACTGGACGATTCAGTATTAAAAATACTTAAGGATGATCACCAGCAAATAGAAACACCGGAAGATGGAGAGACTATTTATGCGACAACAACCTTCTTTAAGTCGCTTTCAACCTTAATAACTCCCCTTGAACTGAACGACAATATCCTGCGAGAGTTAAAGAGTAGAAAAATACTTTCAAAAGACTTAAGCTTTAAAAAAAGTAAAAATCCCTTCTCAATCAAATATGGAACGAATCTCCTCCCCGGGCAAGATGAATTAGAATGGCTTGATGTTTACTCAGTTCCTATACATTCAATATACGACTATCGTGCATTTGGTAAGGTGACTTTTAACGGAGAAGTTTTCGGTAAGCTTTCATACAATAGAATAAAAGGAGATGTATTCGAAGAAAAATTCGAAATAGCAGAGTTAAAAATAGAAAAAGAACTAGAACAGGGAAGGTTATTCAACCCTGTTGATACTAAGAACAACAAAAAGACTTTTGAACCCGGAGAATTCTATTTCGATATCAGGGTCTACGATATGGGAGAAAGCGATAATGTAGAAAAATTAGCGCATGAAGCAAAATATAAAAGCATTACAAGTTTTCGTAAAGACTTCAAAGAATTTCAAGGTCTGAGAGTTTCAAAAAACGGTTTTGGGGTGAAGCCATATGGCGAAGAAGTAGAAGATTGGATTGGACTTTCAAAAGCCAGAGTTCAGAATCCAGGACAAAATGTAAATACAAATCAAATTCTCGGGTACATTTATTTTATTTCTCCAGAAAATGACGAATTAGAGGAGAAAACCAACAGGGAAGGATTTTTGGAAAATAAAGCTTTCATTCAAGTGAAGGAAGTACTTGGTAGCATATTTAGTGTGCTAGGAAAAAGACGGTACAATTACCGTTTGACTCACGGACTAGGTAGACCGGTTACCAGTAAACATAAAAGACCTGACTTCGAAGAATATCTTGATAGCCTTAAAGCTTTAAATGCTAGTCAAAAAGTAATCTCCTCCACCGAGAAATTCATGAAGGATGTTTCCACATCTATGGATAATATGGAGGAATCACTAACATTCTCTGAGAGGCTCGCGGCCTTAGGTAGTGGAATTGAATTACTGTATCACGAGCTCGCTCAACCCCTTTCTGGATTACGAACTGCTAAATCATCATTTGAACTAAAAAAGAAAAAAGTAGATCCATCTGTTCTTGATAATTTTGTTGCTGATATAAATACATTGCATCATTCGACTGAAATTATATACGAACTAAGGCAGTCTCTTCAACCTGCCATCGGAAGAACCCGGAAGAAAAAATTCAAGGTGCTGAATACCTTTCTTAAGGTCTGCAACCTATACAAATCAGACACAGAAGAGCATAATATCAAAATAATAGCTGATGACAGACTGGAAAATTATGAAATTACTGATATCGAATATGCTTTTTGGATTTCCTTTCTAAATATTATAAATAACGCTGTTTATTGGATTAAACAATCAGGTAATCCTGGAGAAATAAGGATACATCTTGAAAAAGAAGCTATTGTTGTAAGTAACAGTGGCCCTTTGATCAACAACAAATACATCGATTTTATATTCGATTACGGTGTCACAACCCGCCAAGAAAAAAATGCAACCGGTCTTGGACTATCATTTACACGAAGCATATTAACTAAAAATAACTGGGACATTAGCGCCGAAAACAGAAGCTACGGTCCAGCATTTATCTTAATACGAACCAAAGATGAGTAA
- a CDS encoding HNH endonuclease: MPHSPNWTREEHIVAFNLYCKIPFTKINENYPPVIELAKIIGRSKGSVSRKLANFARLDPALRARNVSGLTHGAKGEEIVWNEFHGNWDELAYESELILAKYKGISVESTVDLSDLVEIKEGKERESVVKTRVNQNFFRDTILASYNQTCCITGIQIPRLLIASHIIPWAKNKKERMNPQNGLCLNALHDKAYDKGLITVTPDYKIKISAELKASLNKETDKFFLPYENNLILLPNRFAPDKEFLEYHSRNIFIF; the protein is encoded by the coding sequence ATGCCCCACAGCCCTAACTGGACAAGAGAAGAACACATTGTTGCATTTAATTTATACTGCAAGATCCCGTTTACCAAAATAAACGAAAACTATCCGCCTGTAATTGAATTAGCAAAAATAATCGGTCGATCAAAAGGTTCAGTATCCAGAAAGTTGGCTAATTTTGCCCGCCTTGATCCGGCATTACGAGCCAGAAATGTTTCAGGCTTAACCCATGGTGCGAAGGGTGAAGAAATTGTGTGGAATGAATTTCACGGCAACTGGGATGAACTGGCCTACGAAAGCGAACTGATTTTGGCAAAATACAAAGGCATTTCGGTTGAATCAACCGTAGATTTATCCGATTTGGTTGAAATTAAAGAAGGAAAAGAACGCGAATCAGTTGTAAAAACAAGAGTTAATCAGAATTTTTTCAGAGATACTATTCTGGCCTCCTACAATCAAACCTGTTGCATTACAGGTATTCAGATTCCCCGGCTTTTAATTGCCAGTCACATTATCCCGTGGGCCAAAAACAAAAAAGAAAGAATGAATCCTCAAAACGGACTTTGCTTAAATGCTCTTCATGACAAAGCTTATGACAAAGGATTAATTACTGTTACCCCGGATTATAAAATAAAAATATCCGCGGAACTAAAAGCGAGCCTGAATAAAGAAACGGATAAGTTCTTTCTGCCCTATGAAAACAACCTCATTTTATTACCAAACCGGTTCGCTCCGGATAAAGAGTTTCTCGAATATCATTCCCGTAACATATTTATTTTTTGA
- a CDS encoding endonuclease domain-containing protein, with translation MKLHNSKYFKPIRKHLRNHSTAAEATLWKMLKKSQVGGYKFRRQHSIDKFIVDFFCYELMLAIELDGEPHADFNSIARDENRDKKLAEFGVTVLRYENRWVYEYPDVIKEDILDFGANKGR, from the coding sequence ATGAAACTCCATAACAGCAAATACTTCAAACCAATTCGTAAACACCTTCGAAATCATTCAACAGCTGCAGAAGCCACCTTATGGAAGATGCTAAAGAAGAGCCAGGTGGGAGGATATAAATTCAGACGTCAGCACTCCATCGACAAATTTATAGTTGACTTTTTTTGTTACGAATTGATGCTTGCCATAGAATTGGATGGAGAACCTCATGCTGATTTTAATAGTATTGCAAGAGATGAAAACAGGGATAAAAAATTAGCCGAATTTGGGGTCACAGTTCTTAGGTATGAAAACCGTTGGGTGTATGAATATCCGGATGTGATAAAAGAGGATATATTGGATTTTGGAGCAAATAAGGGCAGATGA
- a CDS encoding LPXTG cell wall anchor domain-containing protein translates to MKRVIALIGLFIMSLPTLLMAQEEGTYIENLGAQDSSYMDEDLLADVSQQAGGSNTTAIIIIVVVVVVLAAAFFFLKKKKK, encoded by the coding sequence ATGAAAAGAGTAATTGCATTAATAGGATTGTTTATCATGAGTTTGCCCACATTGTTGATGGCGCAGGAAGAAGGAACGTACATTGAAAACCTGGGAGCTCAGGACAGTTCGTACATGGATGAAGATTTATTGGCAGATGTAAGCCAGCAAGCGGGTGGTTCAAACACAACCGCAATTATTATTATTGTGGTGGTTGTTGTGGTTCTTGCTGCTGCATTCTTTTTCCTGAAAAAGAAGAAAAAATAG
- a CDS encoding phospholipid carrier-dependent glycosyltransferase: MSNKIDIVTDRNVFVASLLLAAMVLAFLAPKAAVNVDEMLHYPHAKKVVNWYFTGGADDACLHSPDNLQYYGQSVDNFTALVNRVFVIENEFLTRHFTGAFFFFLLLVFSAMIAKLLTGNYWVSAIVVLSLLLTPRLFGQAFGNLKDIPFATGYVAGIYFILKFLKEFPDSKWTTVLYLGVAIAFTNSVRIGGLILFAYLGLGVLVLLIVKPFLLKYIISTKLCFVRLLGQGFLIAIVGYFAALLFWPFALQDVVHHPIESLSLMEHYKVSIKQIFGGNVIWSSHLPWDYLLKWIAITTPEFLIPGFIYFVAFLTYKFSKPMSEQLFFELFLIFTLLFPIVYVIAIGANLYSGLRQMLFVIPVFVVLASMGFYGILKLKEKKVLRISATVLVLVLMLAPLKHQASTFPVDYVYFNAISGGNKKAWSNYEYDYYFHGIKEASNYLINEIGNDTALVAMNTQMPNYFEKIPNIGFVYTRYLERSSADWDYGLFGVNYIHPWQLKNNTWQSSKIIKTFYHKGNPLAVLIKRENKNDLAGIAQIKKWNWAEGEKILKNELQTDPNNVWLYVNLANVKLAEKKYAEFDALLNKGRAIHPMYEPFYLLEAQKFYNQQNYEEALVALNELIKVNPRYRNAAPLLEQVKEKLNK; encoded by the coding sequence ATGAGTAACAAAATCGACATAGTAACTGATCGGAATGTGTTTGTTGCAAGCCTGCTACTGGCTGCAATGGTACTCGCATTTCTGGCGCCAAAAGCCGCAGTGAATGTCGACGAGATGTTGCATTATCCGCACGCAAAAAAGGTGGTGAACTGGTATTTTACCGGCGGAGCCGACGATGCGTGTCTGCATTCACCCGACAATCTTCAGTATTACGGCCAGTCGGTCGATAATTTTACAGCCCTGGTGAATCGTGTGTTTGTCATCGAAAATGAATTTTTAACCCGGCATTTTACCGGCGCATTCTTTTTCTTTTTGTTGCTGGTTTTTAGTGCAATGATTGCTAAGCTGCTCACCGGAAATTATTGGGTTTCGGCCATTGTTGTGTTGTCGTTGTTATTAACGCCGCGCCTGTTTGGGCAGGCTTTTGGCAACTTAAAAGACATCCCTTTTGCCACCGGTTATGTGGCAGGCATATATTTTATACTGAAGTTTTTAAAAGAGTTTCCGGACAGCAAATGGACCACCGTTTTGTATTTGGGTGTGGCCATAGCGTTTACAAATTCGGTACGTATTGGCGGACTGATTTTGTTTGCCTATTTAGGACTGGGCGTACTGGTCCTCCTGATTGTAAAGCCTTTTTTACTTAAATATATCATTTCAACTAAACTTTGTTTTGTAAGGTTATTGGGCCAGGGATTTTTAATAGCAATAGTGGGCTATTTTGCCGCCTTGTTATTTTGGCCCTTTGCCTTGCAGGACGTGGTGCATCACCCCATCGAAAGCCTGTCGCTGATGGAGCACTACAAAGTAAGCATCAAGCAAATTTTTGGAGGCAATGTTATCTGGAGTTCTCACTTACCATGGGATTATCTGCTTAAATGGATAGCAATAACAACCCCGGAATTTTTAATTCCCGGGTTCATCTATTTTGTGGCCTTTTTAACCTATAAATTTTCTAAACCGATGAGCGAACAACTCTTTTTTGAGTTGTTCCTCATTTTTACTTTGTTGTTTCCCATTGTGTATGTAATCGCAATTGGAGCAAATTTGTACAGCGGACTCCGGCAAATGCTTTTTGTAATTCCGGTGTTTGTGGTTTTGGCCTCAATGGGTTTTTACGGCATTTTAAAACTAAAGGAGAAAAAGGTCCTTCGCATTTCGGCCACGGTTTTGGTTCTGGTTTTAATGCTGGCACCTTTAAAACACCAGGCAAGCACTTTCCCGGTCGATTATGTGTATTTTAATGCCATTTCGGGAGGAAACAAAAAGGCCTGGAGCAATTACGAATACGATTATTACTTTCACGGCATAAAAGAAGCATCCAACTATCTGATCAACGAAATTGGCAACGATACCGCACTGGTGGCCATGAATACGCAGATGCCCAATTATTTCGAAAAGATACCAAACATCGGGTTTGTGTACACACGCTACCTCGAACGCAGCTCGGCCGACTGGGACTACGGCCTGTTTGGGGTAAATTACATTCATCCCTGGCAGTTAAAAAACAACACCTGGCAATCGTCAAAAATCATAAAAACGTTTTACCACAAAGGCAATCCTTTGGCGGTGTTAATAAAGCGCGAAAACAAAAACGATTTGGCCGGAATAGCGCAAATTAAAAAATGGAACTGGGCCGAAGGTGAAAAAATTCTTAAGAACGAGTTACAAACCGACCCAAATAATGTATGGTTGTATGTAAATTTGGCAAACGTAAAATTAGCGGAGAAAAAATATGCTGAATTTGATGCCCTGTTAAACAAGGGGAGGGCAATACATCCGATGTACGAGCCGTTTTATTTGCTCGAAGCACAGAAGTTCTACAATCAGCAAAACTACGAAGAAGCATTGGTGGCTTTAAACGAGCTGATTAAAGTGAATCCCCGTTACCGAAATGCAGCGCCGCTTTTAGAACAAGTAAAAGAGAAATTAAATAAATAA
- a CDS encoding glycosyltransferase family 2 protein has protein sequence MISVVIPLFNESKLISRLLSELSRNLRSIGEAFEIVCVDDGSTDDTLDRILQFKQENESVKVLSLSRNFGIQAALTAGLEYAKGDYVVIMDGDFQDPPEMVPQLYAKMQESKVDVVSAIRSERNEKFSKRFYINVFHKIFKGISEGNQVEQTGNFGILSKKAVQAVLRFSEQNRYFPGIRNFIGFKNDFIVYERPDRLEGDAKMSSKKLFALAADAIYSFSKWPIKLCLYLGLIGVVVFLVAIVYTLVSKFTGLAPFGWSSTFLAISFFGSVQLTFLGIIGEYIYRIYKEVQKRPVYLVKEIYE, from the coding sequence ATGATTTCCGTAGTTATACCACTTTTTAACGAAAGCAAGCTGATAAGCCGCCTGCTGAGCGAGCTTAGCCGCAACCTGCGCTCCATTGGCGAGGCTTTCGAAATAGTGTGTGTTGACGACGGAAGTACCGACGATACACTCGACCGTATTTTGCAGTTTAAGCAGGAAAACGAGTCGGTGAAAGTGCTTTCGCTGTCGCGGAATTTTGGAATACAGGCCGCTTTAACGGCAGGACTGGAATACGCAAAAGGCGACTATGTGGTGATTATGGATGGCGATTTTCAGGATCCGCCGGAAATGGTTCCGCAGTTGTACGCCAAAATGCAGGAAAGTAAGGTGGATGTGGTTTCGGCCATTCGCAGCGAGCGAAACGAGAAATTCAGCAAACGTTTTTACATCAACGTTTTTCATAAAATATTTAAAGGCATTTCGGAAGGAAACCAGGTGGAACAAACCGGTAATTTCGGAATACTCAGCAAAAAGGCAGTGCAAGCCGTACTTCGGTTTTCGGAGCAGAACCGTTACTTTCCCGGAATCAGGAATTTTATTGGCTTTAAAAACGATTTTATTGTGTACGAGCGCCCCGACCGTTTGGAGGGAGACGCAAAAATGAGCAGTAAAAAGTTGTTTGCCCTCGCGGCCGATGCCATTTATTCGTTTTCGAAATGGCCCATAAAATTGTGTTTGTACCTGGGGCTGATCGGGGTAGTGGTTTTTTTGGTGGCAATTGTCTATACTTTGGTTTCAAAGTTTACCGGCCTGGCCCCCTTTGGCTGGTCGTCCACCTTTTTGGCCATCAGTTTTTTTGGTTCGGTTCAGCTTACCTTTTTAGGCATAATCGGCGAATACATTTATCGCATTTACAAAGAGGTGCAAAAGCGCCCTGTGTATTTGGTAAAAGAAATTTATGAGTAA
- a CDS encoding Gfo/Idh/MocA family oxidoreductase, whose product MNKNQLSRRNFLEKTALIGAAGVVGMSALSSCSKSSKAVDYEFPPLLDSAPDGKTLRAGLVGCGNRGTGAALNFLAAGKDLHLVALADVFEDKVWDSRDKLLKQRVEVPEKNCFWGFDAYKSLLEVDLDIVILATPPHFRPMHFDAAVQAKKHVFLEKPVCVDPVGARQIIATAKKAENLGLTVITGTQRRHQRDYVETYKQVASGAIGELTSAKAFWMQSHVWFRTREEGWSDMEYMLRNWNSFCWLGGDFILDTHVHNIDVVNWFMGKHPEEAIGFGGRARRLTGDQYDFFSVDFDYGNGVSSHSFSRQIDGCANQLGELIMGTEGYTNCKNTIFNPDGSVKWTYEYPKNNDGRSTGVVKVSPYVQEHIHLVTAIRTNTPVVEAERTAVSTLTAIMGRTSAYTGQKVTWDEMMTSTEKLGPDTYEMGPVDMEFPIPVPGTQHKA is encoded by the coding sequence ATGAATAAGAATCAACTATCACGCAGGAATTTTCTTGAAAAAACAGCACTTATTGGCGCTGCCGGCGTAGTTGGTATGAGTGCTTTGAGTTCGTGCAGCAAAAGTTCAAAGGCAGTTGATTACGAATTTCCTCCTTTGCTGGATTCGGCACCTGACGGCAAAACATTACGTGCCGGTTTGGTGGGTTGCGGAAACCGCGGAACCGGTGCTGCCCTGAATTTTTTAGCTGCAGGAAAAGATTTGCACCTGGTTGCCCTGGCCGATGTGTTTGAAGATAAAGTTTGGGACAGCAGAGATAAATTATTAAAACAACGTGTTGAGGTTCCTGAAAAAAACTGTTTTTGGGGTTTCGATGCTTATAAAAGCCTTTTGGAAGTCGACCTGGATATTGTGATCCTGGCTACTCCACCACATTTCCGACCCATGCATTTTGATGCAGCCGTGCAAGCCAAAAAACACGTTTTCCTGGAAAAACCGGTGTGTGTTGACCCGGTTGGAGCACGTCAGATTATAGCCACTGCAAAAAAAGCAGAGAATTTAGGACTGACCGTAATTACCGGAACGCAGCGTCGTCACCAGCGCGATTATGTGGAAACCTACAAACAAGTGGCCTCGGGTGCCATCGGCGAATTAACATCGGCAAAAGCCTTTTGGATGCAATCGCATGTGTGGTTCCGTACCCGCGAAGAAGGCTGGAGCGACATGGAATACATGTTACGCAACTGGAACAGCTTCTGTTGGTTGGGCGGCGATTTTATTCTGGATACCCACGTGCACAACATCGACGTTGTAAACTGGTTTATGGGAAAACACCCCGAGGAAGCCATTGGTTTTGGTGGACGTGCACGCCGCTTAACAGGTGATCAGTACGATTTTTTTAGTGTTGACTTTGATTACGGCAACGGTGTTTCGTCGCACAGTTTCTCGCGTCAGATTGATGGATGTGCCAACCAGCTGGGCGAGTTAATTATGGGAACCGAAGGCTACACCAACTGTAAAAACACCATATTTAATCCCGATGGTTCGGTAAAATGGACCTACGAATATCCGAAAAACAATGACGGACGTTCAACCGGGGTTGTAAAAGTGTCGCCTTATGTACAGGAACACATTCACCTGGTAACTGCAATCCGTACCAATACTCCGGTTGTGGAAGCCGAACGCACTGCTGTATCAACACTTACAGCCATTATGGGAAGAACATCGGCCTACACCGGGCAAAAAGTAACCTGGGACGAAATGATGACTTCAACAGAAAAATTAGGACCGGATACATACGAAATGGGACCTGTTGATATGGAATTCCCGATTCCTGTTCCCGGAACACAACATAAAGCATAA
- a CDS encoding SUMF1/EgtB/PvdO family nonheme iron enzyme: protein MTDKTIKRKHYLLFIAGGLSVILFLLLSKKTIQYTSSNESCNSCHVHPHAETTWKLSVHNNTPSGVSVKCVDCHLPPKEQTARFLTRKAYHGFHDLYVYMTKDADEIDWAAKRSTEAAKRFVYEDGCLKCHTNLFPSTLNEQGCQQHLKYVRNPEKSSCLQCHHNVGHDRGEVNLIAADEASGPKEIYKELTKVTQFKTFEEKLPGTAVSFKMIAIPGGQFKMGSPANEPFRGTDEGPVREVLVDNFWMGEIEVSWDEYLAFFTATGSQGRKEAVEIDEEIDGVSGATPPWGAPDQGWGKGTRPAITMSHHAAETYCRWLTQETGRKYRLPTEAEWEYAARGGTNTAYFFEGSPKDYEADGFLKKLFGSNQEVINKYVVSQINSPNRTQEPGMVEANPFGLKNMLGNVAEFCLDFYDPKVYRKYPGGVVKNPRGPRSGMEHVVRGGSFRNSPKDLRVARRDFTRTDAWLVTDPQIPKSIWWYSDSKSVGFRVVCEYDAETINQ from the coding sequence ATGACTGATAAAACAATTAAACGAAAACACTATTTGTTGTTTATTGCGGGGGGATTAAGTGTTATTCTCTTTTTGCTCTTATCTAAAAAAACAATTCAATATACTTCAAGCAACGAATCCTGTAATTCATGTCATGTACATCCACATGCAGAAACTACCTGGAAATTGTCAGTTCATAACAACACTCCAAGTGGAGTTTCTGTAAAATGTGTCGATTGCCATTTGCCGCCTAAAGAACAAACTGCCCGATTTTTAACACGGAAGGCCTATCACGGATTTCATGATTTATATGTATACATGACCAAGGATGCGGATGAAATCGATTGGGCTGCCAAACGATCGACTGAAGCTGCAAAACGTTTTGTTTACGAAGATGGTTGTTTGAAATGCCATACCAATTTGTTCCCGTCTACTTTAAACGAGCAAGGATGCCAGCAACACCTGAAATATGTGCGCAATCCGGAAAAAAGCTCGTGTTTGCAATGTCATCACAACGTTGGCCACGACAGGGGAGAAGTTAATTTAATTGCTGCCGATGAAGCCAGCGGTCCAAAAGAAATTTACAAAGAACTTACAAAAGTAACTCAGTTTAAAACATTTGAAGAGAAGTTGCCGGGTACAGCCGTATCGTTTAAAATGATCGCCATTCCGGGTGGCCAGTTTAAAATGGGCAGTCCTGCCAATGAGCCTTTCCGTGGAACGGACGAAGGTCCGGTTCGGGAGGTATTGGTGGACAATTTCTGGATGGGTGAAATTGAAGTATCCTGGGACGAATATTTAGCCTTTTTCACAGCTACCGGTTCTCAGGGACGAAAAGAAGCTGTGGAAATTGATGAGGAAATCGACGGTGTTTCGGGAGCCACACCACCGTGGGGAGCACCCGATCAGGGCTGGGGAAAAGGAACACGTCCTGCCATTACAATGAGCCATCATGCAGCGGAAACCTACTGCCGCTGGTTAACACAGGAAACCGGCCGCAAGTACCGTTTACCCACCGAAGCAGAGTGGGAATATGCAGCACGTGGCGGAACAAACACCGCATACTTTTTTGAAGGTTCGCCAAAAGATTACGAAGCCGATGGTTTCCTGAAAAAGCTTTTTGGCTCGAACCAGGAAGTGATCAACAAATATGTTGTTTCGCAAATCAACAGTCCAAACCGTACGCAGGAACCTGGTATGGTGGAGGCCAATCCATTTGGATTAAAAAATATGCTGGGTAACGTTGCCGAATTCTGTCTGGATTTTTACGATCCGAAAGTGTACCGGAAATACCCGGGCGGTGTAGTTAAAAATCCGCGCGGACCAAGAAGCGGAATGGAACACGTGGTGCGTGGAGGTTCGTTTCGGAACTCGCCAAAAGATTTGCGTGTGGCACGTCGCGATTTTACCAGAACCGACGCATGGTTGGTTACCGATCCACAGATTCCGAAAAGTATCTGGTGGTATTCCGATTCCAAAAGTGTTGGATTCAGGGTGGTTTGCGAGTACGATGCAGAAACAATTAATCAGTAA